A window of the Anaerosoma tenue genome harbors these coding sequences:
- a CDS encoding CooT family nickel-binding protein, translating into MCEARVVIEGPDGSEVEAIDDVTTIVPEDGTLKLYDLYGGHRSVEATLKEVRLLDHVVVLSAR; encoded by the coding sequence ATGTGTGAGGCCCGCGTGGTCATCGAGGGACCCGACGGCTCCGAGGTTGAGGCGATCGACGATGTGACGACGATCGTCCCCGAGGATGGAACGCTCAAGCTGTACGACCTCTACGGCGGACATCGCTCGGTAGAGGCGACGCTCAAAGAGGTGCGGCTGCTCGACCATGTCGTGGTGCTGAGCGCCCGATAG
- a CDS encoding SpaA isopeptide-forming pilin-related protein — protein MTAQVMKGMHRRGALWRVFAAYVAFILALAVAGPGMTVLAAEGEAVPQPLAEKATEEVLPEVPAEDPLEAPAEEPLEPATEPPADEPEPVEDAAPADEPEGDEIALQASVEAPVATVAALVAPAKAEKDEGDNSWICAGGVKLDGSPRTGTYTWDTSGTEETPTTPSDYELSIVTAMTDDGMVMSFTSNYPVTKVRVKGGDGYIDYDYSPGVLSGSGLHAPVNDSGKYADISHIVFCFDLSEPHDSHIIVMKFRDDVVTNGEHDGGEGWLEGFAFDLYEGASETGPWTKVATETTTGASGQADFGMWPTGWYKIVEVLSPAQIAAGETPTSGDPLGEMVFYHTGQVNSEKRFGNIIEELPPEEGDLVIYKFHDLDEDGEYDEGEPMLEGWEFEIFVGQSLTATGTTGADGSLSFPGLDPGEYSATETLVSGWVNTTPLTQSTTVVDGETAELWFGNVEEELPPEEGDLVIYKFHDLDEDGEYDEGEPMLEDWEFTVTVETPPLQIEQVTPSAIMLIGTGLTDGDGMLEFLGLDPAEYTVTETLQDGWVNTTPLTQKGTVVDGETTEVWFGNIEEELPPEEGDLVIYKFHDLDEDGEYDEGEPMLEDWEFTVTVESEPILNDQINPSAIMLIGTGLTDGDGMLEFLGLDPAEYTVTETLQDGWVNTTPLTQVATVVDGETTEVWFGNVELFLPFTELDLAITKVADRDSAAPGALVTYTLTYWNNGELAAENYTIVDDFDERYVTVVDANGGVVSGGKITWTMAGPLALEDGKQTLTYTVRIDEDMPDGRTNVDNVVVIDHPQDADPTNNSDDERVVVRVGEPFLPFTGTEAWLLLAAALAAGTAGLALRLAPRKTS, from the coding sequence ATGACGGCACAAGTGATGAAGGGAATGCATAGGCGAGGCGCATTGTGGCGCGTCTTCGCCGCGTACGTGGCCTTCATACTCGCTCTGGCGGTAGCCGGACCGGGCATGACGGTCCTCGCGGCGGAAGGCGAAGCAGTGCCACAGCCGCTTGCCGAGAAGGCGACGGAGGAGGTCCTGCCGGAAGTCCCGGCTGAGGATCCTCTGGAGGCCCCGGCAGAGGAGCCGCTCGAGCCAGCCACCGAGCCACCGGCGGACGAGCCGGAGCCGGTAGAGGATGCAGCTCCGGCCGATGAGCCTGAGGGCGATGAAATCGCACTGCAGGCTTCGGTCGAGGCGCCCGTCGCGACGGTAGCTGCGCTTGTGGCTCCCGCCAAGGCGGAGAAGGACGAGGGTGACAACTCTTGGATCTGCGCCGGCGGCGTGAAGCTTGATGGTTCGCCCCGCACCGGCACGTACACGTGGGATACGTCAGGCACCGAGGAGACTCCCACCACGCCGTCAGACTACGAGCTCTCGATAGTCACCGCTATGACGGATGACGGCATGGTGATGAGCTTCACGTCCAACTACCCGGTCACCAAGGTCCGGGTGAAGGGCGGAGACGGCTACATTGACTATGATTACTCGCCTGGTGTGTTGTCAGGGTCTGGTCTGCATGCTCCGGTCAACGATTCCGGGAAGTATGCGGACATCAGCCACATCGTGTTCTGCTTCGACCTGAGCGAGCCTCACGACTCGCACATCATCGTGATGAAGTTCCGCGATGACGTTGTGACGAACGGCGAGCACGACGGCGGCGAGGGTTGGCTCGAAGGATTCGCCTTCGATCTCTATGAGGGCGCATCTGAGACCGGTCCGTGGACCAAGGTGGCCACCGAGACCACCACTGGCGCAAGCGGCCAGGCCGATTTCGGCATGTGGCCCACGGGTTGGTACAAGATCGTCGAGGTGTTGAGCCCCGCGCAGATTGCGGCAGGCGAGACCCCCACGTCGGGTGATCCGCTCGGCGAGATGGTCTTCTACCACACCGGGCAGGTCAACTCCGAGAAGCGTTTCGGCAACATCATCGAAGAGCTTCCCCCCGAGGAAGGCGACCTCGTGATCTACAAGTTCCACGACCTCGATGAGGACGGGGAATACGACGAGGGCGAGCCGATGCTCGAGGGCTGGGAGTTCGAGATCTTCGTGGGCCAGAGCTTGACTGCAACGGGTACCACCGGGGCCGATGGCTCGCTGTCGTTCCCGGGTCTGGACCCCGGCGAGTACAGCGCTACGGAGACGCTCGTGAGTGGCTGGGTCAACACCACACCGCTCACTCAGAGCACCACGGTCGTTGATGGCGAGACGGCCGAGCTGTGGTTCGGCAACGTCGAGGAAGAGCTTCCTCCTGAGGAAGGCGACCTCGTGATCTACAAGTTCCACGACCTCGATGAGGACGGGGAATACGACGAGGGCGAGCCGATGCTCGAGGACTGGGAGTTCACGGTCACCGTCGAGACACCACCGCTTCAGATCGAGCAGGTCACCCCTTCGGCGATCATGCTGATCGGCACCGGTCTCACCGACGGTGACGGCATGCTCGAGTTCCTTGGCTTGGATCCCGCTGAGTACACCGTGACTGAGACGCTGCAGGACGGCTGGGTCAACACCACGCCGCTCACGCAGAAGGGGACCGTGGTCGATGGCGAGACCACCGAGGTATGGTTCGGCAACATCGAGGAAGAGCTTCCTCCTGAGGAAGGCGACCTCGTGATCTACAAGTTCCACGACCTCGATGAGGACGGGGAATACGACGAGGGCGAGCCGATGCTCGAGGACTGGGAGTTCACGGTCACCGTGGAGTCCGAGCCCATCCTCAACGACCAGATCAACCCTTCGGCGATCATGCTGATCGGGACCGGTCTCACCGACGGTGACGGCATGCTCGAGTTCCTTGGCTTGGATCCCGCTGAGTACACCGTGACCGAGACGCTGCAGGACGGCTGGGTCAACACCACGCCGCTCACGCAGGTCGCGACGGTCGTCGATGGCGAGACCACCGAGGTATGGTTCGGCAACGTCGAGTTGTTCCTCCCGTTCACCGAACTGGACCTCGCAATCACCAAGGTGGCCGATCGTGACAGTGCCGCTCCTGGTGCTCTCGTGACATACACTTTGACCTACTGGAACAATGGCGAACTTGCTGCCGAGAACTACACGATCGTCGATGATTTCGACGAGCGGTACGTCACCGTTGTCGATGCCAACGGCGGCGTCGTGTCGGGTGGGAAGATCACCTGGACGATGGCCGGTCCGCTTGCGCTCGAAGACGGTAAGCAGACGCTGACCTACACGGTGCGGATCGACGAGGACATGCCGGATGGCCGGACCAACGTCGACAACGTCGTTGTGATCGATCATCCGCAGGATGCCGATCCCACCAACAACTCCGACGATGAGCGCGTCGTGGTGCGGGTAGGCGAACCGTTCCTGCCGTTCACCGGTACGGAGGCGTGGCTGCTGCTTGCGGCAGCGTTGGCAGCCGGCACGGCCGGTCTGGCGCTCAGGCTTGCACCCCGCAAGACGTCGTAG
- the lon gene encoding endopeptidase La, whose amino-acid sequence MSTKDDKTQVPDVLPLIPLRDLIIFPNLVVPLFVGRERSISALEQCMRTDHLVALVTQREAATQDPGPSDIYDVGCVVTVLQELKLPDGTAKALVEGVQRIRILEYLESDPYFKVRVEIIEEPQEADVETKALMRNLVTDFESASQLGKPIPQEVLAAASAIEEPGRLADFVTFHLSLKIEEKQEILEALDPKERLQKTSTFLRKELEILELGSRIQNRVKESMSKSQREYFLREQLKAIQQELGQYDEAQAEIDEYREKVAASGMPEDVEAKALKELGRLEKMPQAAAETGVIRTYLDWLTGLPWDTSDEEKLDLVEAQAILDEDHYGLEKVKERVLEYLAVHKLTDHMRGPILCFVGPPGVGKTSIGKSIARALNRKFIRMSLGGVRDEAEIRGHRRTYVGALPGRIIQSINQVGTDNPVFMMDEVDKVGMDFRGDPTSALLEVLDPEQNNSFQDHYLEVPFDLSDVMFITTANVLDPIPPALRDRMEVIHFPGYTEDEKLHIARRYLVPKQLKEHGLTTKMISITDAALREIIRRYTREAGVRNLERQIATICRQVARKVVEGETGKTSVTGKAIHSYLGPEKFTFGLAEKKDEVGVATGLVWTEVGGDVIFIEATTMKGKGNLVLTGQLGDVMRESAQAAVSWIRANAADLEVDPDFVEALDLHIHVPAAAIPKDGPSAGITMATALLSALRGARVKRKVAMTGEITLRGRVLPVGGLKEKLLAAHRAGIKTVLIPSENTRDLELVPEHVRTEMEIVPVATMDDVLALAFA is encoded by the coding sequence ATGTCCACGAAAGATGACAAGACGCAGGTCCCTGACGTATTGCCGCTCATACCCCTGCGAGACCTCATCATCTTCCCCAATCTCGTGGTGCCGCTGTTCGTCGGCCGGGAGCGCTCCATCAGCGCGCTCGAACAGTGCATGAGGACCGATCATCTGGTCGCGCTCGTGACGCAACGTGAAGCCGCCACGCAGGACCCCGGACCCTCGGACATCTACGACGTGGGCTGTGTGGTGACCGTCCTGCAGGAGCTTAAGCTCCCCGATGGGACCGCCAAGGCGCTCGTGGAAGGCGTGCAGCGCATACGCATCCTCGAGTACCTGGAGTCGGATCCGTACTTCAAGGTGCGTGTGGAGATCATCGAGGAACCGCAGGAAGCCGATGTGGAGACCAAGGCGCTGATGCGGAACCTCGTCACCGACTTCGAGAGCGCCTCGCAACTCGGCAAGCCGATCCCTCAGGAGGTCCTTGCCGCGGCTTCGGCGATCGAGGAGCCGGGCCGCCTGGCCGACTTCGTGACGTTCCACCTCTCGCTCAAGATCGAGGAGAAGCAGGAGATCCTTGAGGCTCTGGACCCGAAAGAGCGTCTGCAGAAGACATCGACGTTCCTGCGCAAGGAGCTCGAGATCCTCGAGCTCGGCTCCAGGATCCAGAACCGTGTCAAGGAGTCGATGTCCAAGAGTCAGCGCGAGTACTTCCTCAGAGAGCAGCTCAAGGCGATCCAGCAGGAGCTCGGGCAGTACGACGAAGCCCAGGCGGAGATCGACGAGTATCGCGAGAAGGTCGCAGCTTCCGGTATGCCGGAGGATGTGGAGGCCAAGGCGCTCAAGGAGCTCGGCAGGCTGGAGAAGATGCCTCAGGCGGCCGCCGAGACGGGCGTGATCCGCACGTATCTCGATTGGCTGACCGGGCTGCCGTGGGATACCTCCGACGAGGAGAAGCTCGACCTGGTGGAGGCGCAGGCGATCCTGGACGAGGATCACTACGGCCTCGAGAAGGTCAAGGAGCGTGTGCTCGAGTACCTTGCCGTACACAAGCTCACGGACCACATGCGTGGGCCGATCCTCTGCTTCGTGGGACCTCCCGGCGTGGGCAAGACGTCCATCGGCAAGTCGATCGCCAGGGCGCTCAACCGCAAGTTCATCCGCATGTCCCTCGGCGGGGTGCGCGACGAGGCCGAGATCCGCGGGCATCGTCGTACGTACGTCGGGGCGTTGCCGGGTCGTATCATCCAATCGATCAACCAGGTGGGGACCGACAACCCCGTCTTCATGATGGACGAGGTCGACAAGGTGGGTATGGATTTTCGTGGCGACCCCACGTCGGCGCTGCTCGAGGTCCTGGACCCTGAGCAGAACAACTCCTTCCAGGACCACTATCTCGAGGTGCCGTTCGATCTGTCGGACGTCATGTTCATCACCACGGCCAACGTCCTCGATCCTATCCCGCCGGCGCTGCGGGACCGCATGGAGGTCATCCACTTCCCCGGCTATACCGAGGACGAGAAGCTCCACATCGCACGGAGGTATCTCGTTCCCAAGCAGCTCAAGGAGCACGGACTCACCACGAAGATGATCTCGATCACGGACGCTGCGCTTCGCGAGATCATCCGCCGTTACACGCGTGAGGCGGGCGTGCGCAACCTGGAGCGTCAGATCGCCACGATCTGCCGTCAGGTTGCACGTAAGGTCGTGGAGGGAGAGACCGGCAAGACGAGCGTCACCGGCAAGGCGATCCACTCGTATCTTGGCCCGGAGAAGTTCACCTTCGGTCTGGCCGAGAAGAAGGACGAGGTGGGGGTGGCCACCGGGCTCGTGTGGACCGAGGTGGGCGGCGACGTGATCTTCATCGAGGCGACGACGATGAAGGGCAAGGGCAACCTCGTGCTGACCGGCCAGCTGGGCGATGTCATGCGCGAGTCCGCTCAGGCCGCGGTGAGTTGGATCCGCGCCAACGCGGCGGACCTCGAGGTCGACCCGGACTTCGTCGAGGCGCTCGACCTGCATATCCATGTCCCGGCGGCCGCCATCCCGAAGGACGGCCCGTCGGCAGGCATCACGATGGCAACCGCGCTGCTGTCCGCGCTCAGGGGCGCACGCGTCAAGCGCAAGGTGGCGATGACCGGCGAGATCACGCTGCGGGGGAGGGTGCTCCCCGTGGGCGGCCTCAAGGAGAAGCTCCTTGCGGCGCATCGCGCAGGCATCAAGACGGTGCTCATACCCAGCGAGAACACGCGGGACCTCGAGCTCGTTCCCGAGCATGTGAGGACCGAGATGGAGATCGTCCCCGTGGCGACCATGGATGACGTGCTCGCGCTCGCTTTCGCCTAG
- a CDS encoding PIN domain-containing protein — MRTVVLDTNVLLSNPEILFAYPDAELIVPETVLGEIDKLKTSRVDPDLRFRGREVSRILFDFSETGSLVDGVELPDGGRLRVLPLDSDVDLPDGLSLRNADDRILAAAYQACSSGCEDLTLVTNDLNMLLKAQTYGLKVERREEGRPSWPKRAARWFQRYKTPLTILAIAIAVFAGVLALSLYTSQLANGGNEAAGIPTEFRDQLSQNQRDLLDGLVVLQSRPDDLDAIMQVGNAYYGLHSETGNAAYAQKGISYYQKYLESDPDSNEVRTDMSVLYFYIGQTDAAIQGLSTVLKSDPTHLQANFNLGIFYWKGRGDYQAAVQQFATVIDVSRQSTDAHAAVIAEDAMSNLQQIRTEAAAAGVDVSIDEKYLSGGTI; from the coding sequence ATGCGAACCGTAGTCCTCGACACGAACGTGCTGCTCTCCAACCCGGAGATACTCTTCGCGTACCCCGACGCCGAGCTCATCGTCCCGGAGACCGTCCTGGGCGAGATCGACAAGCTCAAGACTTCGCGGGTGGACCCCGACCTCCGCTTCCGTGGTCGCGAGGTGAGCAGGATACTCTTCGACTTCTCGGAGACCGGGAGTCTCGTGGACGGCGTGGAGCTGCCTGATGGCGGCCGCCTCCGCGTGCTGCCGCTCGACTCCGATGTGGACCTGCCCGACGGCTTGTCCCTCCGCAACGCCGACGACCGCATACTCGCCGCCGCGTACCAGGCGTGTTCGAGCGGCTGCGAGGATCTCACGCTTGTCACGAACGACCTCAACATGCTGCTCAAGGCGCAGACCTACGGCTTGAAGGTCGAGCGCCGCGAGGAGGGCAGACCGAGCTGGCCGAAGCGTGCGGCGAGGTGGTTCCAGCGATACAAGACACCGCTCACGATCCTCGCGATCGCGATAGCGGTGTTCGCCGGCGTCCTCGCCCTTTCGCTGTACACGTCCCAACTGGCGAACGGCGGCAACGAGGCGGCGGGGATCCCCACCGAGTTCCGCGACCAGCTCTCTCAGAACCAGCGGGACCTGCTCGACGGGCTGGTGGTCCTGCAGTCCAGACCGGATGACCTCGACGCGATCATGCAGGTGGGCAACGCCTACTACGGCCTGCACAGTGAGACCGGGAACGCCGCATACGCCCAGAAGGGCATCTCCTACTATCAGAAGTACCTGGAGTCGGACCCCGACAGCAACGAGGTCCGCACCGACATGTCGGTGCTGTACTTCTACATCGGCCAGACCGATGCCGCGATCCAGGGCCTCTCGACCGTGCTGAAGAGCGATCCGACGCACCTGCAGGCCAACTTCAACCTGGGGATCTTCTACTGGAAAGGCCGGGGCGACTACCAGGCCGCCGTCCAGCAGTTCGCGACGGTGATCGATGTGAGCAGGCAGTCCACGGATGCGCATGCCGCGGTGATCGCCGAGGACGCCATGTCGAACCTCCAGCAGATCCGCACGGAGGCGGCGGCGGCCGGCGTGGATGTATCGATCGACGAGAAGTACCTGTCTGGAGGCACCATCTGA
- the trxB gene encoding thioredoxin-disulfide reductase, protein METIDIAVIGGGPAGLTAALYASRARAKTVVFETALPGGQIVTTDWVENYPAFPEGVSGAELSDLMYRQAEHFGAEFRTFASIESIVPQDLDFIITNSEGEQVLAHAVILATGAVPKRLNVPGEAEFTGRGVSWCATCDGALFRGKTVAVVGGGDAAVEEALFLTKFAEKVYVIHRRNELRATKCIQERCFENEKVEMKWSRVVGGIKGEDGKVVGLDLIATNDEPDEFLPLDGVFIFVGVEPKSALVDSLCDLDDGGYVRIDPDGRTSYPGLYAAGDVTVGELKQVVTAAAGGAAAAFEAVRYIDDRLCSIG, encoded by the coding sequence ATGGAGACCATCGATATCGCTGTGATCGGCGGGGGCCCGGCGGGTCTTACCGCCGCACTGTACGCGTCGCGCGCACGCGCGAAGACCGTCGTCTTCGAGACCGCCCTCCCGGGCGGACAGATCGTCACCACCGACTGGGTGGAGAACTACCCCGCGTTCCCGGAAGGGGTCTCGGGAGCCGAGCTCAGCGACCTCATGTACCGACAGGCGGAGCATTTCGGCGCTGAGTTCCGCACCTTCGCCAGCATCGAGTCTATCGTCCCCCAGGACCTGGACTTCATCATCACGAACTCGGAGGGCGAACAGGTCCTGGCGCACGCCGTCATCCTGGCCACAGGAGCCGTCCCCAAGCGGCTGAACGTACCAGGAGAGGCCGAGTTCACCGGCCGAGGCGTGTCATGGTGCGCCACCTGCGACGGCGCCCTCTTCAGGGGCAAGACCGTCGCCGTGGTCGGCGGGGGTGACGCCGCCGTGGAGGAGGCGCTGTTCCTCACCAAGTTCGCCGAGAAGGTCTACGTCATCCACCGGCGCAACGAGCTTCGTGCCACCAAGTGCATACAGGAGCGGTGCTTCGAGAACGAGAAGGTCGAGATGAAGTGGAGCCGCGTGGTCGGCGGGATCAAGGGCGAAGACGGCAAGGTCGTCGGCCTCGACCTCATCGCCACCAACGACGAACCGGACGAGTTCCTGCCTCTCGACGGTGTCTTCATCTTCGTCGGCGTGGAGCCCAAGAGCGCGCTCGTGGACAGCCTGTGCGACCTCGATGACGGCGGGTACGTGAGGATAGACCCCGACGGCCGCACGTCGTACCCTGGGCTGTACGCGGCCGGCGATGTGACCGTGGGCGAGTTGAAGCAGGTAGTCACCGCCGCCGCCGGAGGCGCGGCGGCAGCGTTCGAAGCGGTCCGCTATATCGACGACCGTCTGTGTTCGATCGGCTAA
- a CDS encoding carbamoyltransferase HypF, producing the protein MPAVSLHVTGVVQGVGFRPFVYNLAMRHGISGWVKNTSEGVFAHAEGGPDAIGAFVAAIREEAPPMAVIDAVHVTDIAAEGHQGFAIVESESIEGTMTLVSPDIATCADCAAELRDPADRRYGYPFTNCTNCGPRFTIIEDVPYDRPMTTMRDFPLCDECAAEYTDPGDRRFHAQPNACFRCGPRLYLNGGDVDIADAEWDPAVEAVPRPHREVSVERERAAAIIDDAVRLLRKGAIVAVKGLGGFQLACDAANEDAVLRLRERKRRWGKALAVMAPSLEAVREHCVISAEEEALLTAPSAPIVLLRLSDGARVGVACSDSPRRGPSAPADASSVLGTSPACGTAPLTPTLAPSLAPGLRELGVMLPYTPLHHLLLDAFGGPLVMTSGNLSDEPIATGNAEALERLGSIADAFLMHDRDIYSRYDDSVERHTPDVGVEHIRRARGRAPFPLRAPFTSDVDILAAGPEQKNTFCLLTGAHAFVSQHIGDMENAETLASYERTIALYERLFRVRPEVVAYDLHPEYLSTKHALSLGLPAIGVQHHHAHIASVTAEHGVSERVLGVALDGTGYGADGTIWGGEWLAADWAGFDRVAHLRTLPLPGGAAAIRRPARMALGALSECGLLGHPGAAPLRERLAEGEEQTILAMISHGLNTPMTSSMGRLFDAVAALAGVRDDALYEGQAAIELEALADPAARGAYAFGLLEELGGSLQVDSAPVLAAVLDDVAAGVGAPAISMRFHRAVVSAVLGVCTRLAPDLGVRHVALAGGVFMNRLVVRGCVLGLREAGLEPLVHRELPANDGGVSFGQAVVAWARRAEA; encoded by the coding sequence ATGCCCGCCGTCTCGCTGCACGTCACCGGCGTGGTGCAGGGCGTCGGCTTCAGGCCGTTCGTGTACAACCTTGCGATGCGCCACGGGATCTCCGGCTGGGTGAAGAACACCTCCGAGGGTGTGTTCGCCCACGCCGAGGGCGGACCGGACGCCATCGGCGCCTTCGTGGCGGCCATCCGCGAAGAGGCGCCGCCGATGGCGGTGATCGACGCGGTACATGTCACCGATATCGCGGCCGAAGGGCACCAGGGTTTCGCCATCGTGGAGTCCGAGAGCATCGAAGGCACGATGACCCTGGTCTCGCCCGACATCGCGACCTGTGCGGACTGCGCCGCCGAGCTCCGCGACCCGGCGGACAGGCGTTACGGCTACCCGTTCACGAACTGCACCAACTGCGGTCCTCGCTTCACGATCATCGAGGATGTGCCGTATGACCGTCCGATGACCACGATGCGCGACTTCCCGCTGTGCGACGAATGCGCAGCCGAGTACACCGACCCCGGCGACCGGCGCTTCCACGCGCAGCCCAACGCATGCTTCCGGTGCGGGCCGCGCCTCTACCTCAACGGCGGCGACGTCGACATCGCTGATGCCGAGTGGGACCCGGCGGTGGAGGCCGTCCCCCGACCACACCGCGAGGTGAGCGTGGAGCGCGAGCGCGCAGCCGCGATCATCGACGACGCCGTACGGTTGCTCCGTAAGGGCGCGATCGTGGCCGTCAAGGGCCTGGGCGGCTTCCAGCTAGCGTGCGACGCCGCCAACGAGGACGCGGTTCTGCGGCTGCGCGAGCGCAAGCGTCGCTGGGGCAAGGCGCTCGCCGTGATGGCGCCCTCGCTGGAGGCGGTGCGCGAGCACTGCGTGATCTCTGCCGAGGAGGAGGCGCTGCTCACCGCTCCGTCGGCGCCCATCGTGCTGCTGCGCTTGAGTGACGGCGCCAGGGTGGGGGTCGCGTGCTCAGACAGTCCTCGGCGGGGGCCCTCGGCGCCTGCGGACGCCTCAAGCGTCCTCGGCACCTCCCCCGCCTGCGGAACTGCGCCGCTGACCCCCACCCTGGCGCCCTCCCTCGCCCCCGGTCTGCGCGAACTCGGCGTGATGTTGCCGTACACGCCGCTGCACCACCTGCTCCTCGACGCGTTCGGCGGGCCGCTCGTGATGACCTCGGGCAACCTGAGCGACGAACCGATCGCCACCGGGAACGCCGAGGCGCTCGAGCGGCTCGGCTCCATCGCCGACGCCTTCCTGATGCATGATCGCGACATCTACTCGCGGTACGACGACTCCGTGGAGCGGCACACCCCCGACGTTGGCGTGGAGCACATCAGACGCGCCCGCGGTCGCGCCCCCTTCCCGCTGCGGGCGCCGTTCACCAGCGATGTGGACATCCTCGCCGCAGGGCCCGAGCAGAAGAACACGTTCTGTCTGCTCACCGGAGCGCACGCGTTCGTATCGCAGCACATCGGCGACATGGAGAACGCCGAGACGCTTGCGAGCTACGAGCGCACGATCGCTCTCTACGAGCGGTTGTTCCGGGTGCGCCCGGAGGTGGTGGCCTACGATCTCCACCCCGAGTACCTCTCCACGAAGCACGCGCTCTCCCTCGGACTGCCCGCGATCGGGGTGCAGCACCATCACGCGCACATCGCCAGCGTGACGGCCGAGCACGGCGTCTCCGAGAGGGTGCTCGGCGTAGCGCTCGACGGTACCGGCTATGGCGCGGATGGCACCATCTGGGGCGGTGAATGGCTGGCCGCCGACTGGGCCGGGTTCGACCGCGTGGCGCACCTGCGCACGCTGCCGCTCCCCGGCGGGGCCGCCGCGATCCGGCGCCCCGCCCGTATGGCGCTCGGCGCTCTCTCCGAATGCGGCCTGCTCGGCCACCCGGGTGCAGCGCCGCTTCGCGAACGTCTGGCCGAGGGCGAGGAGCAGACCATCCTCGCGATGATCTCGCACGGCCTCAACACGCCGATGACGAGCTCGATGGGTCGGCTCTTCGATGCCGTAGCTGCTCTTGCGGGCGTGCGCGACGACGCGCTCTACGAGGGGCAGGCGGCCATCGAGCTCGAGGCGCTCGCCGACCCTGCCGCGCGCGGCGCGTACGCGTTCGGTCTGCTCGAGGAGCTGGGCGGCTCGCTCCAGGTGGACAGCGCGCCCGTTCTGGCCGCCGTGCTCGATGACGTCGCCGCGGGCGTGGGAGCGCCGGCGATCTCGATGCGGTTCCACCGGGCGGTGGTGTCGGCGGTCCTGGGCGTGTGCACCCGCCTCGCGCCGGACCTCGGGGTGCGCCACGTCGCGCTTGCGGGCGGGGTCTTCATGAACCGCCTGGTGGTGCGCGGCTGTGTGCTCGGCCTACGCGAAGCCGGACTCGAACCCCTCGTGCACCGCGAACTGCCCGCCAACGACGGCGGCGTCTCCTTCGGCCAGGCCGTCGTGGCGTGGGCGAGGCGCGCGGAAGCGTGA
- the trxA gene encoding thioredoxin translates to MSETLKHVTDDSFQTDVLDSDKPVVLDFWAPWCGPCRMMEPVLEEIATEQPGITVAKLNVDENPVTATKYDVLSIPTLLVFSGGEVVKKLVGAMPKKRLADELSAWLG, encoded by the coding sequence ATGAGCGAGACCCTCAAGCATGTGACCGATGACAGCTTCCAGACCGACGTGCTCGACAGCGACAAGCCCGTGGTACTCGACTTCTGGGCGCCGTGGTGCGGTCCCTGCCGGATGATGGAGCCGGTGCTCGAGGAGATCGCCACGGAGCAGCCGGGGATCACGGTCGCCAAACTCAATGTGGACGAGAACCCCGTGACCGCCACCAAGTACGACGTCCTCTCGATCCCCACGCTGTTGGTGTTCTCCGGCGGCGAAGTCGTCAAGAAGCTGGTTGGGGCGATGCCGAAGAAGCGCCTTGCCGACGAACTCTCGGCCTGGCTCGGCTAG
- a CDS encoding DUF3842 family protein produces the protein MSRRVMVVDGMGGRIGQEVVQRLRAAFGEHIEILAVGTNSTATTAMLKAGANRGATGENAVRVTAREADILIGPLSALIPDSMMGEVTPGMAEALALSGARKVMLPLTNPRIDLVGTTKDPLPHLLEEVISVVTSALKEEV, from the coding sequence ATGAGCCGACGTGTGATGGTGGTCGACGGGATGGGCGGCCGGATCGGCCAGGAGGTCGTCCAGCGCCTGCGGGCCGCCTTTGGCGAACACATCGAGATCCTTGCGGTGGGGACCAACTCCACCGCCACCACCGCCATGCTCAAGGCGGGCGCCAACAGGGGCGCTACCGGCGAGAACGCGGTTCGCGTCACCGCCCGCGAAGCCGATATCCTCATAGGCCCGCTCTCGGCGCTCATCCCCGACTCCATGATGGGCGAGGTGACACCGGGCATGGCCGAGGCGCTCGCGCTCTCAGGCGCCCGTAAGGTCATGCTACCGTTGACGAATCCCAGGATCGACCTGGTCGGGACCACGAAGGACCCACTGCCCCACTTGCTCGAGGAGGTCATCAGCGTGGTGACCTCGGCACTGAAAGAGGAGGTGTAG